In Zingiber officinale cultivar Zhangliang chromosome 11B, Zo_v1.1, whole genome shotgun sequence, a single window of DNA contains:
- the LOC122033776 gene encoding HVA22-like protein a — MACYASVKAIESKSPEDDQQWLTYWVLGATFIYENFVRPMVLNQQTLILWSLSSKSGTFGKPDDVLLAAEKFIEQNGTEAFEKLISKAGGLSNPKKNMHATFHDDRDDREENESWKMNRLAWESSFRTSSSFMIFDDDANRRWN; from the exons ATGGCGTG CTATGCTTCTGTGAAAGCAATAGAATCCAAATCTCCAGAAGATGATCAGCAGTGGCTTACCTACTGGGTGCT TGGTGCCACATTTATTTATGAGAATTTTGTGAGACCTATGGTTTTGAATCAACAGACCTTGATCCTTTGGTCTCTCTCTTCAAAAAGTGGCACCTTTGGCAAGCCAGATGACGTTCTATTAGCCGCTGAGAAATTTATTGAGCAAAATGGAACAGAAGCATTTGAAAAACTTATAAGCAAGGCTGGAGGCTTGTCCAATCCCAAGAagaacatgcatgcaacatttCACGACGACAGAGATGACAGAGAGGAAAATGAGTCTTGGAAGATGAACAGGTTGGCTTGGGAATCCAGCTTTCGAACAAGCAGCAGTTTTATGATTTTTGATGACGATGC